TTCGGACTGGATTTCTTTGAACAGACtcagtaataatagaatatttaGAGAATGACATAAGAAATCATAggtctatatttattcattattatgcattatttctATCCCTATTTCTTATAAGGATAAGGTTATCGGCCGTATCTTCCACTAACGCGTCCGGAAGATATTCCGCCAACAGGGCCTCCAAAGGAACCACCCACACTGGGGCCTCCGAAAGAGCCTCCTACTGCGCTGCCACCTCCAATAAAACCTCCAGCGCCGCCTGAAGGGAGTACACCGTGTCCAACGAGGTGACCTGCGTCAACTCTGCCTCCGCCGATGCCGCCatggcctccg
The Penaeus monodon isolate SGIC_2016 unplaced genomic scaffold, NSTDA_Pmon_1 PmonScaffold_11028, whole genome shotgun sequence genome window above contains:
- the LOC119568830 gene encoding glycine-rich protein 23-like, encoding VKAAVLLGVVCGAVADVSYASRGGSFGGGAVGSAISGGFVGGGNLIGGGGVGVGGGSFIGGGGGHGGIGGGRVDAGHLVGHGVLPSGGAGGFIGGGSAVGGSFGGPSVGGSFGGPVGGISSGRVSGRYGR